A single window of Salvia splendens isolate huo1 chromosome 8, SspV2, whole genome shotgun sequence DNA harbors:
- the LOC121745357 gene encoding protein DEHYDRATION-INDUCED 19 homolog 4-like: MDSDFWTMRLAAAKRQFNMQSNHHSQLDRFNVEDFVGEEEAQPDYPCPYCYEELDIASLCSHLEAEHSYESKSTVCPVCSVKVTSDMISHLTLQHGHLFKMHRRGRLRRVPFPNSQALSLLGRDLREAHLQVLLGGSGFRSSSAASSTAVTDNLLSSLVLNFPTIENDDISKSLMSSLEDNTAKNVAPQHMWKSSFHSSLSCEEREQRMRQAAGRAVFVQDLLTSTLLADQ, translated from the exons ATGGACTCGGATTTCTGGACGATGCGCCTCGCCGCCGCCAAGAGGCAGTTCAATATGCAGAGCAATCATCACTCTCAATTGG atcGGTTTAACGTCGAAGATTTTGTCGGTGAGGAAGAGGCCCAGCCCGATTATCCTTGCCCGTATTGTTACGAAGAGTTGGATATAGCATCCCTTTGCTCACATCTCGAGGCCGAGCACTCGTATGAATCCAAATCCACC GTTTGTCCTGTTTGTTCAGTTAAAGTTACCAGTGACATGATAAGTCATCTCACATTGCAGCATGGACACTTGTTCAAG ATGCACCGCCGTGGCCGGTTGCGTAGAGTTCCCTTCCCCAACAGTCAAGCGCTCTCGCTGCTGGGGAGGGATCTCAGAGAGGCCCATTTACAGGTGCTTCTAGGAGGCAGTGGGTTTCGATCGAGTAGTGCAGCTTCGTCTACTGCTGTTACTGATAATCTCCTCTCCTCTCTTGTTTTGAACTTCCCTACAATTGAAAATGATGATATTTCAAAATCTTTGATGTCAAGTTTGGAGGACAATACTGCCAAAAATGTGGCACCTCAGCATATGTGGAAATCAAG TTTTCACTCTTCCTTGAGTTGCGAAGAGCGGGAACAGAGAATGAGACAGGCAGCTGGAAGAGCTGTTTTCGTGCAGGATCTGCTCACGTCGACTCTATTAGCTGATCAGTGA